One region of Acropora muricata isolate sample 2 chromosome 13, ASM3666990v1, whole genome shotgun sequence genomic DNA includes:
- the LOC136895286 gene encoding protein NLRC3-like, whose product MTHLGLGFNVISDSGAEALAGALQLPATQLSYLDLYGCKITSLGVEVLAGALRTNRSLIYLTLEETGISSSATALAEALQSNRTLTELNLCVNHIGNTEAIQLAQTLLDKNNTLAYLNLTDNRIGAKGKAELASVNQERCVIDFEDES is encoded by the coding sequence ATGACCCATTTAGGTCTAGGTTTTAACGTCATTAGCGATTCAGGAGCAGAAGCTTTGGCAGGAGCATTACAATTGCCAGCTACACAGCTGTCCTATTTGGATCTTTATGGCTGCAAGATTACTTCTCTTGGTGTAGAAGTCCTTGCAGGGGCTCTTCGGACCAATCGTTCTCTGATTTACTTGACTCTGGAAGAAACAGGTATTTCAAGTTCAGCGACGGCGCTAGCTGAAGCGCTGCAATCGAACCGAACTCTGACTGAGCTGAATCTATGCGTTAACCACATCGGAAATACAGAAGCCATACAACTGGCGCAAACTCTCCTCGACAAGAACAACACCTTGGCTTATTTAAACTTGACTGATAATAGAATCGGTGCCAAAGGAAAAGCAGAACTTGCATCGGTTAATCAGGAGAGATGTGTTATTGATTTTGAAGACGAAAGTTGA